A window of the Dictyostelium discoideum AX4 chromosome 4 chromosome, whole genome shotgun sequence genome harbors these coding sequences:
- the mybY gene encoding myb domain-containing protein — protein MSDLREINRLNKDEEFEYFKLYSNSNGFRKWNLDEHNIFSKASLEYNFLKPDQMIEILKLVNQHNSNTSCKARTLEELNIHIKVYQNFLNKQQALRSPTTGSLNISGFGNPITSGGGGLGVLGGGGGGGGISSSSLGGLSGSGLFLNTMVNNTFQTILDSLDGNSSNNNNNNIPSTSSVKDVVSIGINPLFQKSVQSQSQLPTATNNNNKQPLELISKPIPTATATATTTATTTTTTIQPPIGGTKNTVNKEIEQDSNDNDNNNNTNNNNNNNNNNNNNNNNEEKEKQYLNYINNSLGELNKKDLKLLNEPWTVEDQKKLEDALTKYPPSRFSSVSRWQMVSKELGISPKAVALRYNQMLNQLIPKKPSLQQQQQQQQQQQQQPTTTTTTTTKPEQSIKSEEEEQTTGKRKSRSSFSSPSSSSKESPNKKEKTTHDTTTTTNTATTTTVTPNMTTPSIINSSPAIAANLLEADSLLQKNNQLLKQIRTSVMQLTDPQSTILTEVIENINNSIQLTGKWKDNIEMPPLPLKVNDLILSLISNNTSSSFKKPLSKKVTEWNLVVEDDAPTQDKK, from the exons aTGTCAGACTTAAGAGAAATT aatagattaaataaagatgaagaatttgaatattttaaacTTTATTCAAATAGTAATGGATTTAGAAAATGGAATTTAGATGAACATAATATATTTAGTAAAGCAAGTTtagaatataattttttaaaacctgATCAAATGATAGAGATACTTAAATTAGTTAATCAACATAATTCAAATACATCATGTAAAGCAAGAACATTGGAAGAATTGAATATTCATATTAAAGTTTatcaaaactttttaaataaacaacaagCACTTAGATCACCAACAACAGGTAGTTTAAATATTAGTGGATTTGGTAATCCTATTacaagtggtggtggtggtctTGGTGTATtgggtggtggtggtggtggtggaggtaTTTCTAGTAGTAGTCTTGGAGGGCTAAGTGGTagtggtttatttttaaatacaatGGTAAATAATACTTTTCAAACAATTTTAGATTCTCTAGATGgcaatagtagtaataataacaataataatattcctTCAACATCAAGTGTTAAAGATGTAGTATCAATTGGTATTAACccattatttcaaaaaagtgTACAATCTCAATCACAACTACCAACagcaactaataataataataaacaaccattagaattaatttcaaaaccaatacctacagcaacagcaacagcaacaacaacagcaacaacaacaacaacaaccattcAACCACCAATTGGTGGTACTAAAAATACAGTAAACAAAGAAATAGAACAAGatagtaatgataatgataataataacaatactaataataataataataataataataataataataataataataataatgaagaaaaagaaaaacaatacttaaattatattaataatagtcttggtgaattaaataaaaaggatttaaaacttttgaaTGAACCATGGACAGTTGAAgatcaaaagaaattagaagATGCATTAACTAAATATCCACCAAGTAGATTTAGTAGTGTTTCTAGATGGCAAATGGTTTCAAAAGAGTTGGGTATTTCACCAAAAGCTGTAGCATTAAGGTATAATCAAatgttaaatcaattaattcccAAAAAACCTTctctacaacaacaacaacaacaacaacaacaacaacaacaacaaccaacaacaacaacaacaacaacgacaaAACCTgaacaatcaattaaatctgaAGAAGAGGAACAAACAACTGGTAAAAGAAAGTCAagatcatcattttcatcaccttcatcatcatcaaaagaatcaccaaataaaaaagaaaaaactaCTCATGatactactacaactactaatactgctactactactactgtAACTCCAAATATGACCACTCCTtccattattaattcttctCCTGCAATCGCTGCAAATTTATTGGAAGCTGATTCACttttacaaaaaaacaatcaattattaaaacaaattagaACAAGTGTTATGCAATTAACTGATCCTCAATCAACAATTTTAACTGaagtaattgaaaatataaataatagtattcaATT aactgGAAAATGGaaagataatattgaaatgcCACCTTTACCACTTAAagtaaatgatttaatactttcattaatttcaaataatacaagTTCATCATTCAAAAAACCATTATCAAAAAAGGTAACAGAATGGAATCTAGTTGTTGAAGATGATGCACCAACtcaagataaaaaataa
- the regA gene encoding cAMP phosphodiesterase → MNNKQEEIDQFLSSTSTSPSPSSSSSPSNNDSTSLKSMISGIENLNVHSKGNDNKNNNNNNNNNNSNNNEKQKDIVSLENNSSSNNTTTTTTTTTTSNHNSNNNSNNNNNNINNNNINNNNYEPLVNGHNNGFGDKLNDQPSPSSHRVSDFSDEYSPSKVRILVADDDDVQRKILNNLLKKFHYNVTLVPNGEIAWEYINKGQQKYDLVLTDVMMPHITGFDLLQRINDHPVHRHIPVILMSGTAVDYKYANDTIKIGGQDFLTKPIAKELLKKKIDTVLQSIWQRRKEEEYKATLAQEREKGNKLAKEMELKEHEIEELTKKVSKMSSISKEAMESPLVSVTRNIEELLKQSSWSHYESEIKEKLSSILKELGSSNIYRPSFEKLIKNDSVDPVTKSFLVSEFSSTTSRRNSIPTFPQTTYNRDTKEVIKGWEFDVFKYSEDDLMPLLVDMFENFQLPEIFKIPIEKLQRFIMTVNALYRKNNRYHNFTHAFDVTQTVYTFLTSFNAAQYLTHLDIFALLISCMCHDLNHPGFNNTFQVNAQTELSLEYNDISVLENHHAMLTFKILRNSECNILEGLNEDQYKELRRSVVQLILATDMQNHFEHTNKFQHHLNNLPFDRNKKEDRQMILNFLIKCGDISNIARPWHLNFEWSLRVSDEFFQQSHYETICGYPVTPFMDKTKTTRARIAADFIDFVASPLFQSMAKFLKESQFLLKVISKNRENWQAYMELQKEGKCNDDDLQFMEDPTILVKSKLPKIDEEENRDKVSSSSSSSTAPLTSTSSSNNETSSS, encoded by the exons atgAATAACAAACAAGAAGAAATAGACCAATTTCTTTCTTCAACGTCgacatcaccatcaccatcatcttcttcatcgcCATCGAATAACGATTCAACATCATTAAAATCTATGATATCGGGAATAGAGAATTTAAATGTTCATTCCAAAGGAAATGACAacaaaaataacaacaacaataacaacaacaacaacagtaaTAACAacgaaaaacaaaaagatattgtatcattagaaaataatagtagCAGTAATAacactacaacaacaactacaacaactaccacCAGTAAtcataatagtaataataatagtaacaacaataataataatattaataataataatattaataataataattatgaacCATTAGTCAATGGTCATAATAATGGATTTGGAGACAAATTGAACGACCAACCATCTCCATCTTCTCATAGAGTATCGGATTTTTCTGATGAGTATAGTCCATCAAAAGTTAGGATTTTAGTTGCAGATGATGACGATGTTCAAAgaaagattttaaataatttacttaaaaaatttcattataatg ttACATTAGTACCAAATGGAGAAATAGCATGggaatatataaataaaggtCAACAAAAATATGATTTAGTATTAACAGATGTAATGATGCCACATATTACAGGCTTTGATTTATTACAAAGAATTAATGATCATCCAGTTCACAGACATATACCAGTTATTT taATGTCAGGAACAGCAGTAGATTATAAATATGCAAAtgatacaattaaaattggtggacaagattttttaacaaaaccAATTGCAAAggaattattaaagaaaaagattgaTACAGTTTTACAAAGTATTTGGCAAAGAAGAAAAGAGGAAGAATATAAAGCAACGTTGGCACAAGAAAGAGAGAAAGGTAATAAATTAGCAAAGGAGATGGAATTGAAAGAACATGAGATTGAAGAGTTAACCAAAAAAGTATCGAAAATGTCTTCAATCTCAAAGGAAGCAATGGAATCACCATTGGTATCAGTCACAAGAAACATTGAGGAGCTATTGAAGCAAAGTAGTTGGTCTCATTATGAATCAGAGATCAAGGAGAAACTAAGCTCAATTTTAAAGGAGTTGGGTTCTTCAAATATTTACAGACCAAGTTTTGAAAAGTTGATAAAGAATGATTCAGTTGACCCAGTTACAAAGAGTTTCTTGGTTTCAGAGTTTTCGTCAACTACAAGTCGTAGAAATTCAATACCAACTTTCCCTCAAACTACATATAATCGTGATACCAAAGAAGTGATCAAAGGTTGGGAGTTTGATGTTTTCAAATACTCTGAAGATGATTTAATGCCATTATTGGTGGATATGTTTGAAAACTTTCAATTACccgaaatttttaaaattcctaTTGAAAAGTTACAACGTTTCATCATGACAGTTAATGCACTATACCGAAAAAATAACCGTTATCATAATTTTACTCATGCCTTTGATGTCACTCAAACTGTTTACACTTTTTTAACCTCTTTCAATGCCGCTCAATATTTAACCCATTTGGATATTTTCGCTCTATTAATCTCTTGTATGTGTCACGATTTAAATCATCCaggttttaataatacttttCAAGTTAATGCTCAAACTGAATTATCATTAGAATATAATGATATTTCTGTATTAGAg aatCATCATGCTATGttaacatttaaaattttaagaaaTAGTGAGTGTAATATATTAGAAGGTTTAAATGAAGATCAATACAAAGAATTAAGAAGATCAGTagttcaattgattttagcAACTGATATGCAAAATCATTTTGAACATACTAATAAATTTCaacatcatttaaataatttaccatttgatagaaataaaaaagaagatagacaaatgattttaaatttcttaatAAAG tGCGGtgatatttcaaatattgcAAGACCATggcatttaaattttgaatggTCTTTAAGAGTTTCAGATGAATTTTTCCAACAATCACATTATGAAACTATTTGTGGTTATCCAGTTACACCATTTATGgataaaaccaaaaccacaaGAGCAAGAATCGCAGCGGATTTCATAGATTTCGTTGCATCACCTCTTTTCCAAAGTATGGCAAAGTTCTTAAAAGAAAGTCAATTCCTATTAAAGGTAATTAGTAAAAATCGTGAAAATTGGCAAGCATACATGGAATTACAAAAAGAAGGTAAatgtaatgatgatgatctcCAATTTATGGAAGATCCAACAATTTTggttaaatcaaaattaccaaaaattgatgaagaagaaaataGAGATAAagtttcttcatcatcatcttcttcgaCCGCTCCTTTAACTTCAACTTcttcttcaaataatgaaacttcatcatcataa
- the lvsF gene encoding BEACH domain-containing protein, whose protein sequence is MFSKNINKVRFNLTLMDEGEYYFDDYSAIFYPPSNTEEESWQKRIAGRILVCSSSMFFEPDDSKLPIMKFPYKDMSSIGAWLNSLSSAPPAHLPTPQPIPQSILSPSKPTPTPTPPIVVEQPSPTRSAFSRLLSFSSLTSKVTTPTPPTPTPTPPTPQPTSIAPTPTIATNPYTSFSVSPNPPSPLLSQLFEQAKPSFLASKGDIFYVKSSQVIEMKENSRNHPYIFKQYNNIDFKFSFNYVKQNIVLDVMKVFHNYSGKEKIQRDELIKQMVEDRENKIFFDITQLVDMNERNILELKCSKISPLVENPGRLLITNARLYFQPMNNIEENRLKNYSLQSIIRVLQRRHSLREIGLELFFDDGSSLFLKFNNTITRNQVYDLLVKHLCTNIMHINEQANYLLKWQNGIISNYDYLLYLNNLAGRTFNDLTQYPVFPWIIADYQSTTLDLNRNETFRDLSKPIGALNPTRLATFQDRYHQIPDDQPKFLYGTHYSTPAYVLYFLVRQVPEYMLRLQNGRFDSPNRMFYSIEETWNSVLNSTTDVKELIPEFYKPSFESSSSSRNGGGGDDDDNFENGIFLTNSENLPLGIRQDNNVINDIILPPWASSPKDFISKLHQALESEYVSQNLHHWIDLIFGYKQKGEEAVRANNLFYHLTYEGSIDIESITNPFEREGMEAQINEFGQTPRQIFKTPHPQRLPQQLRNQNLKIELSDLEQNINFIFDELNNCNINELNNDNDNNLNNNNNNNNNNNSNSNSNLNNNYIDSNINNNINNIENINSLNNENNENSNDKKNNSNSNSSDNIKNSNGFENNDNNFNNENENLNDENENLTFLGEERNNSNNWGSLNFLKFNQNIKLHKDKISALYLSNNSETIYSVSLDSCLKIYSLKEKRQIRSLNLCNLALSSFQLSKDEKYIIIGSWDNNIYVYSVGNGSISYSIPGHSDAVSCLKLHNNNILVSGSWDSSVKVWRTHRQSNGAISIEKTPIADFVDSDTEIRSIDISSNGTIFCAGSSDGYLYFYDLLTLQLIRRISCFFDELVCIKFTPDGSRIITACIDGSVKLIGIEGSEIFSFKVKGEIHCLDSDGSSLIIGTDRGLCLWSLTTGTEIKDSISPFLSQSSNESIHSLNVSINQSSNKPILLTGTEAGSISIWQQ, encoded by the exons atgttttcaaaaaatataaataaagttaGATTTAATCTAACATTAATGGATGAAGgagaatattattttgatgatTATAGTGCAATTTTTTATCCACCGTCAAATACAGAGGAAGAATCATGGCAAAAGAGAATAGCAGGTAGAATATTAGTTTGTTCAAGCTCAATGTTTTTTGAACCTGACGATTCAAAATTAccaataatgaaatttccATATAAAGATATGTCAAGTATAGGAGCATGgttaaattcattatcatcagcACCACCTGCTCATTTACCAACACCACAACCAATACCacaatcaatattatcaccatcaaagccaacaccaacaccaacaccaccaataGTTGTTGAACAACCTTCACCAACACGTTCAGCTTTTTCtagattattatcattttcatcattaactTCAAAAgtaacaacaccaacaccaccaacaccaactccaacaccaccaactcCACAACCAACATCTATAGCACCAACCCCAACCATTGCAACCAATCCATATACATCATTTTCAGTTAGTCCAAatccaccatcaccattattatcacaATTATTTGAACAAGCAAAACCTTCATTCTTAGCAAGTAAAGGGGATATTTTCTATGTAAAATCATCACAAGTTATTGAAATGAAAGAAAATTCTAGAAATCATccatatatatttaaacaa tataataatatagattttaaattttcatttaattatgtaaaacaaaatatagtATTAGATGTTATGAAAGTATTTCATAATTATTCTGGTAAAGAAAAGATTCAAAGGGATGAATTGATTAAACAAATGGTAGAAGATAGAgagaataaaatattttttgatataaCACAATTGGTTGATATGAATGAAAGGAAtatattagaattaaaatgTTCAAAAATTTCACCATTGGTAGAGAATCCAGGtagattattaattacaaatGCAAGATTATACTTTCAACCAATGAATAACATTGAAGAGAATCGATTAAAGAATTATAGTTTACAATCGATCATTAGGGTATTACAAAGAAGACATAGTTTAAGAGAGATTGGTTTGGAATTGTTTTTCGATGATGGGTCAAGTTTAttcttaaaatttaataacacAATCACACGTAATCAAGTCTATGATTTATTGGTTAAACATTTATGTACCAATATAATGCATATCAATGAACAGGCTAATTATCTATTAAAGTGGCAAAATGGTATCATATCAAACTACGATTATCTATtgtatttgaataatttagCAGGTAGAACATTCAATGATTTGACGCAGTATCCTGTTTTCCCATGGATTATAGCGGATTACCAATCTACAACATTGGATCTAAATAGAAATGAGACCTTTAGAGATTTATCCAAACCAATTGGTGCACTAAATCCAACTAGATTAGCCACATTTCAAGATCGTTATCATCAGATTCCCGATGATCAACCAAAATTCCTCTATGGTACACATTATTCAACACCAGCTTATGTATTATACTTTTTAGTTAGACAAGTACCAGAGTATATGTTACGTTTACAAAATGGTAGATTCGATTCACCAAATCGTATGTTTTATTCAATTGAAGAAACTTGGAATTCAGTTTTAAATAGTACAACAGAtgttaaagaattaattccAGAATTTTATAAACCATCATTTGAATCATCAAGTAGTAGTAGAAATGGCGGCGGCggcgatgatgatgataattttgaaaatggtatttttttaacaaattccGAAAATTTACCATTAGGTATTCGTCAAGATAATAATgtaattaatgatattattttacCACCATGGGCTTCATCACCAAAAGATTTCATTAGTAAATTACATCAAGCATTGGAGTCTGAATATGTATCACAAAATCTTCATCATTGGATCgatttaatatttggttATAAACAAAAAGGTGAAGAAGCAGTTAGagctaataatttattttatcatttaaccTATGAAGGTAGTATAGATATTGAATCAATCACTAATCCATTCGAACGTGAAGGTATGGAAGCTCAAATCAATGAGTTTGGTCAAACACCAAGACAAATCTTTAAAACTCCTCATCCACAACGTTTACCACAACAATtaagaaatcaaaatttaaaaattgaattaagtGATTTAgaacaaaatattaatttcatttttgatgaattaaataattgtaatattaatgaattaaataatgataatgataataatttaaataataataataataataataataataataatagtaatagtaatagtaatttaaataataattatatagatagtaatataaataataatataaataatattgaaaatataaatagtttaaataatgagaataatgaaaatagtaatgataaaaaaaataatagtaatagtaatagtagtgataatataaaaaatagtaatggttttgaaaataatgataataattttaataatgaaaatgaaaatttaaatgatgaaaatgaaaatttaacatttttaggcgaagaaagaaataatagtaataattggggatcattaaattttttaaaatttaatcaaaatataaaattacatAAAGATAAGATTAGTGCAttatatttatcaaataatagtgAAACCATTTATTCAGTATCATTGGATAGTTGTTTAAAGATTTACTctttaaaagaaaagagaCAAATTAGATCATTAAATCTTTGTAATTTGGCATTATCATCTTTTCAATTATCAAAGGATGAGAAATATATTATCATTGGTTCATgggataataatatttatgtCTATTCAGTGGGAAATGGTAGTATAAGTTATTCAATACCGGGTCATAGTGATGCTGTATCATGTCTAAAGTTacataataacaatatattGGTATCGGGTAGTTGGGATTCATCTGTAAAGGTTTGGAGAACTCATAGACAATCCAATGGTGCAATCTCCATTGAAAAAACACCAATTGCAGATTTCGTAGATTCAGATACTGAGATAAGGTCGATCGATATCAGTTCAAATGGTACCATATTTTGTGCGGGCTCAAGCGATGGTTATCTCTATTTCTACGATTTACTCACACTTCAATTGATTCGTAGAATCAGTTGTTTCTTTGACGAGTTGGTGTGTATTAAATTCACTCCTGATGGATCGAGAATTATCACCGCTTGTATTGATGGCTCTGTAAAATTGATTGGTATAGAAGGTTCAGAAATCTTTAGTTTCAAAGTAAAAGGTGAAATTCATTGTTTGGACTCTGATGGTTCTTCTCTAATCATTGGTACTGATCGTGGTCTTTGTCTTTGGAGTTTAACAACTGGTACTGAAATAAAAGATTCTATCTCTCCTTTCTTATCTCAATCttcaaatgaatcaattcattctttaaatgtttcaattaatcaatcttcaaataaaccaattttattaactGGTACTGAAGCtggttcaatttcaatttggCAACAATAA
- the phf5a gene encoding PHD finger-like domain-containing protein 5A — MSKHHPDLIMCKKQTGIAIGRVCDKCDGKCVICDSYVRPTTLVRICDECNYGSFQGKCVICGGQGVSDAYYCFACSREEKDRDGCPKIVNLGGSKIDLFYERKKYGFKKR, encoded by the exons atgtcAAAACATC atCCAGATTTAATTATGTGTAAAAAACAAACAGGTATAGCGATTGGACGTGTTTGTGATAAATGTGATGGTAAATGTGTTATATGTGATTCATATGTAAGACCAACTACCTTGGTTAGAATTTGTGATGAATGTAATTATGGGTCATTTCAAGGTAAATGTGTAATTTGTGGTGGTCAAGGTGTTAGTGATGCTTATTATTGTTTTGCTTGTTCTCGTGAAGAGAAAGAT agaGATGGATGTCCTAAAATTGTTAATCTTGGTGGTTCAAAAATCGATTTGTTCTACGAAAGAAAGAAATATGGTTTCAAAAagagataa
- the mrpl15 gene encoding ribosomal protein L15, mitochondrial produces MFNFGNFCKSFSKITLSNNITGFRTIVSRPNEISLNNLRDNPGAVTKKVRVGRGIGSGRGKTSTRGHSGQKARAGHNIPRAFEGGQTQLFKKMRKYGFSNARFERVLTPINFNTLDRLIRENRINPNETITMKHLFDANCTGAIKHGIKLLSDGKQNFKHKINIELSDFSAPARETVEALGGVAKNVYYDRLGLRFLLKPHKFDFVPNRARVPLKYVSKYPDHVTGYMGAYSTKGEKFLKVQEEQEQEQKQ; encoded by the exons ATGTTCaattttggaaatttttGTAAAAGCTTTAGCAAAATCACATTAAGCAATAATATCACAGGTTTCAGAACCATTGTTTCAAGaccaaatgaaatttcattaaacAATTTAAGAGATAATCCAGGTGCTGTTACAAAA AAAGTTAGAGTTGGTAGAGGTATTGGTTCAGGTAGAGGTAAGACTTCTACTAGAGGTCATTCTGGTCAAAAAGCAAGAGCTGGTCATA atattCCAAGAGCATTTGAAGGTGGTCAAacacaattatttaaaaagatgAGAAAATATGGTTTTTCAAATGCCAGATTTGAAAGAGTACTCACtccaatcaatttcaatactTTGGATAGATTAATTAGAGAAAATAGAATAAACCCAAATGAAACAATCACAATGAAACATTTATTCGATGCAAACTGTACTGGTGCAATCAAACATGGTATTAAACTTTTATCTGAT gGTAAACAAAATTTCAaacataaaattaatattgaattatcagATTTTTCAGCACCAGCAAGAGAAACAGTTGAAGCTTTAGGTGGTGTCGCTAAAAATGTTTATTATGATCGTCTTGGTTTaagatttttattaaaaccacataaatttgattttgtacCAAACAGAGCAAGAGTACCATTAAAATATGTAAGCAAATATCCAGATCATGTCACTGGTTATATGGGTGCTTACTCAACCAAGGGTGAAAAATTCCTCAAAGTTcaagaagaacaagaacaagaacaaaaacaataa
- a CDS encoding glycoside hydrolase family 47 protein, with translation MNPKIKLFLAIAIVAYLISIFTILSFDGRNKIDAQRFPDKWKIVIQNNNNNNYNNNNNKNYKKTGNPFNKIDEVYYQNEKLNIKRSEQVRGAMKHAWEKYKEFSWGQDELRPLTKSHKEWFGLGLTIIDSLDTLKIMNLDKEYKEGRDWVANVLKQSKNTGMTVSVFETIIRVLGSHVTMYGLTNDEMYLEKAVEIGDLLLYAFPEDTKKPFPSSNIRLATHGKSYPGWTGGCVILSEVSTLFLEFNELSRISGDPKYKEYSDRVIDALSKMKTSIPGLFPVFVNQDANGFCGSFITIGGLGDSYYEYLLKMWIYTNGEDEIYRRLFVESADSIIEHLYKVSPKGDGYLSAMDHNSLTNIQEHLACFAGGMFALAAAANITQDDKKSAKYMEVGEMITKTCVKTYLTSPSGLAPESFRVDPNSGNISWNVHGTYSFYILRPETVESLFILYRLTGDIKYQEWSWKIFEAIEDVCRHENGYNGLKNVDDRKSLDDTQESFFMAETLKYLYLSFQPSSVIPLDKYIFNTEAHPILIPKK, from the exons atgaaccCAAAAATCAAACTGTTCCTTGCAATTGCAATTGTAGCTTACCTTATTAGTATATTTACTATTTTGAGTTTTGATGGAAGAAATAAAATCGATGCCCAAAGATTTCCTGATAAATGGAAAATtgtaattcaaaataataataataataattataataataataataataaaaattataagaAAACAGGAAAtccatttaataaaattgatgaagtatattatcaaaatgaaaaattaaatattaaaagatcaGAACAAGTTAGAGGAGCAATGAAACATGCATGggaaaaatataaagaatttTCATGGGGTCAAGATGAATTAAGACCATTAACAAAAAGTCATAAAGAATGGTTTGGTCTTGGTCTAACAATTATTGATTCTTTAGATACTCTTAAAATTATGAATTTAGATAAAGAATATAAAGAAGGTAGAGATTGGGTTGCTAATGTATTAAAACAATCTAAAAATACT ggaatgACGGTTTCAGTATTTGAAACGATTATTAGAGTTTTAGGATCACATGTAACAATGTATGGATTAACAAATGATGAAATGTATTTAGAGAAAGCAGTAGAGATtggtgatttattattatatgcaTTCCCAGAAGACACTAAAAAACCATTCCCATCATCAAATATTAGATTAGCAACTCATGGAAAGTCATATCCAGGTTGGACTGGCGGTTGTGTAATTTTATCAGAAGTATCtacattatttttagaatttaatgaaCTTTCAAGAATATCAGGTGATCCAAAGTATAAGGAATACTCTGATAGAGTGATTGATGCTCTATCCAAAATGAAAACAAGCATACCAGGTCTATTTCCAGTTTTTGTAAATCAAGACGCAAATGGTTTCTGTGGTAGTTTTATTACAATTGGTGGTTTAGGTGATTCCTATTATGAATATCTCTTAAAGATGTGGATTTATACAAATGGTGAAGACGAAATCTATAGACGTCTATTTGTTGAATCTGCTGATTCTATCATTGAACATTTGTACAAAGTTTCCCCAAAAGGTGATGGTTACCTTTCAGCCATGGATCATAACTCTCTAACCAACATTCAAGAACATTTAGCTTGTTTCGCTGGCGGCATGTTTGCATTAGCTGCCGCTGCAAATATTACTCAAGATGATAAAAAGTCTGCTAAGTATATGGAAGTTGGTGAAATGATAACTAAAACTTGCGTAAAAACTTATTTAACTTCACCATCTGGTTTAGCTCCCGAATCATTCCGTGTCGATCCAAATTCTGGTAATATTAGTTGGAATGTTCATGGTACAtatagtttttatattttacgTCCTGAAACTGTTGAatcattattcattttatatcGTTTAACAG gggATATTAAATATCAAGAATGGTCATGGAAAATCTTTGAAGCAATTGAAGATGTTTGTAGACATGAAAATGGTTATAATGGTCTTAAAAATGTTGATGATAGAAAATCTTTGGATGATACTCAAGAAAGTTTCTTTATGGCGGaaactttaaaatatctttatttatcATTCCAACCTTCGTCAGTTATTCCATtagataaatatattttcaatactGAAGCTCATCCAATTTTGATTccaaagaaataa